A segment of the Necator americanus strain Aroian chromosome IV, whole genome shotgun sequence genome:
ACAGCATATGGGACACAAGGATGTAAGTTGAAGATTAGTACATCAGAAACTTGGAGGTAacgagaaatttatttatttatttatttatttatttattcacatgcaCCAGTGgcgcaccagaaaagaaagataagaaatGGAACACattttgtctgagtcagagaatcttacgaagaaaaaaaatccacaaacttTAATAAACCTTTACTAAACTTTACTAAAATTGTTCCATCCTGTTCgtagaaaggaagaataatTATTTCTCAACTCAATTTTAGTAAGCGTTTACTACGCTCTGAGAGACTATCCAGTAAAAGATATGGTTGGATTCGTTATTGGCTCTCAACGTCCTTGGATAGAGGTGCAAGCGCTACGTAGTGGAGCCTCAAAAGTAAGTTTTGAGAGTAAAGTAGATTCTCTATACCTTAGTGTACCCAATGCCGTAAGGCTGTAGCCTGCTGGCAACTACCCGCCATCGGTGGGAAGTGGGAGAATGCGTCAAAGGCAGCGTTAATCTCGAAACTTTCAAAATTGTGATTTTACAATGATGAGTAAAGGTTGGAAATTTAAAAGTGTTGCGGTAAAAATCTTCACCTCCCCTCCCCATCCCCAACATTTCCCTTCACCCCCACGCCTATTTCCACAAATCTAGGaatttgaaacatttgaaGCTCTCAGAGCCGACCGCCCGCCCGACGACTGCGAAATCACTCCCGACAAAATAACTTAGATGCCATCGAAAGGCATCACAGAGAAATATTTCCCCGAACATCCAGGACACAACTTTTCGCCTGATTAGGAAATGTTCTACTGCTTTACCACAACGccatgtacttttttttattgattgtttaattattattttttttgcaaggcAGGAAATCTTCATATCAGAACTGTTTGTTATTCTTCAGGTATACACAGTTGAAtatcaagaaacaaaaatagtagGGACTGAGAAGATCATATACATCAATCCGATCACATTTGCTGAGCAATGGAAAGAGTGAGTTCCTAAGATATTCGCCGAATGTCCCAAGCCCgcaaaatgtgaagaaaggaTCACAATTGTGCTTCCGTTGCTTCTATAATCTAATTTCACACATATTTGATATATTtacaatatatattttataaaattgcCTATTTATAGTAATATGGATAAGTTCGATTTtgctatttctttctcttcaatcGAGCACAGTGGCTTGGGAAGGTGAGCGAAACCCCATTTGAGAGAAATGAAGAGGACGATGTTCAAAAAAGCTCTTTGCTTAATTTTTACAGATATGGGGACCCTCCCGATCCCATCGGTGACCTGCGAGAAGTTCAAAAAGTGCTCTGCTTGCTTAAAAAAGGAGGTGAGATAAAATATTCCTCATTGAGGTTTAAAAAGTTCATGCCACACTCACAATACAAACTTCAAACCCTAACAACACTTCTACAGCTTCGATATCTCATCAATTTTATAGACTGCTTCTCGTtagattttaaaggcatcacctcacgaatcggGGGTGGTGAGGGTTTTagccgggtaatgcctatacgggatcgtagattatggggaggagggtgattccgtccatttcttcctaattaccataAAATACATCCCAGAAGATGCgacttcaagcgttccggggcgctattttccacaacgagtccgattggagcgtcccagccttgtgcacgcgccgcatcttccgggccgttttttacggcaaatgggaggaaatggacggaatcacccttctccccataatctacggccccgAATAAGGATAAcccctgaaacctgcaccaccatAGATTCGTggttatgctgcctttaattggaAATTGATTTTCTGCAGGTCTTGTGAAGAAATGCATGTTCGCATAACTACTGTACGCGAACAGAAGAGAACTGTACGAATACGAGTTTCGACAGACTTTCAGAAGTCTTTCAGGATCAGTCACTATGTAAAGTCGATGTCAGCCTTCCATTCATCGCTCTTAGATAGATAGGCATCAACATCTGGTACAAGTATATCGAATATATTGTAGAAGGCTGTGGTAGCCTGAGGCGGTTAAACAAATACATGCAAATCTAAatgggaataaataaatagataggaATCACAATCTACAACTTTTCAACACTCGCACACATACGGACACTTTGTGTAaacaatttttgaggaaaaaaaaactaataaataaacactttAGGCCTGTTTTTCATTGGTCTTCCACGTGGTAGAGATGGTATATTGTATAATTTACATCGATTATATGGAAGAATACGTCTCGCAATGATTATGGCAGGTATTAAACTATGTCTACATCTATCCAATACATATAATCTGCTAATctgaattccaaaaattacaaacatCTGCGATTTAAGGATTTGAATTGATAGCAGTGTACACTGGAAATAGTCCATATCCACAATATCCTCGAAGAGAAGACTTTGAAATTCTCACTAACCATGAACAGGAGCTTTATGTGTTGAGAAAACCTTAAATCTTACTAATGATAGTA
Coding sequences within it:
- a CDS encoding hypothetical protein (NECATOR_CHRIV.G13376.T2) codes for the protein MTIKHAAYAAFCCCPIPDTRWTLQFQLLSGNISSSFEDNPLCNVTDEDGIPYRDTISTAKGLVTYDEIDRNVFHPNNYRIVKPSFPIPKLDFISRPTCEKVFEDWLEIAKGPAPQEPPRTIRNSEKNAYLLNGYSVEHRNVYSNEKAKPTKVIWDKIGIMMNMPRKWVTAYGTQGLSVYYALRDYPVKDMVGFVIGSQRPWIEVQALRSGASKVYTVEYQETKIVGTEKIIYINPITFAEQWKDNMDKFDFAISFSSIEHSGLGRYGDPPDPIGDLREVQKVLCLLKKGGLFFIGLPRGRDGILYNLHRLYGRIRLAMIMAGFELIAVYTGNSPYPQYPRREDFEILTNHEQELYVLRKP